In the Candidatus Binatia bacterium genome, GCGCGCTGCAGGACGTGGTCGCGGCGCCCGACGGTCCGCCGGGCGCGATCGCGGTCGTGCAGCGCGGCGGACGCCTCGAGGTCTTCACCGCCGGGCTCGGCGACGTCGCGCAGCGCCGTCGCATGCGGCCGACCGATCACATGCGGGTCGCGAGCGTCGCCAAGGCCTTCAGCGGCGCGGTTGCGCTCTCGCTCGTCGACCGCGGGTTGCTGTCGCTCGACGACACGCTCGGCGAGCTTCTGCCCGGGCTCGGCAACGGCTGGGAGAGCGTCACGCTGCGCGACCTCTTGAACCACACGAGCGGCGTGCCCTCGTTCACCTCGAGCCTCGAGTTCGCCGAGCGCATCGACGCCTTTCCGCGCGTTCCGGTGCCGCCGCGCGCGCTCGTCGAGTACGTCGCCGACGAGGAGCTCGAGTTCGAGCCGGGCTCTCGCTACAGCTACTCGAACACCGACAACATCCTGGTCGGGCTCATGGCGGAGGCCGCGACGGGCCGCGCATACCAGCACCTGCTCGCGGCGCGCGTGCTGAGCCCGCTCGGTCTGCGTCAGACGTCGCTGCCGTCCGGCTACCGGATGCCGCGGCCGTACATCCACGGCTACGACGTCGCTCCCGGCTTGCCGTTCGACGTCAGCGAGATCCTCGCCGCGGGCTACACCTGGGCTTCGGGCGGCGTGGTGTCGACGCCGCTCGAGCTGAACCGCTTCATCCGCGCCTACGCCGGCGGCAAGCTGTTCGGCGGCGAGGCCCGCGCGCAGCAGCTCGAGTTCATTCCCGGCGCGTCGTCGGAGCCGCCCGGCCCCGGACGCAACTCCGCCGGCCTCGGCATCTTCCGCTACGAGACGGACTGCGGCACGCTCTACGGCCACACCGGCAACATCTTCGGCTACACGCAGTTCGCCGCGGCGACGCTCGACGGACGCCGCTCGGTGGTCGTGTCGGTGAACGAGCAGATTTCACCGGGTATCCGCGACGACGTGTTCGAGCTGCTGCACCGCGCCTACGAGGTCGCGGCCTGCGCCGCGCTCGCCGACTGATGGCGCACGCGCAAAGCGACGACCGCCCGCTCGAGCAGCTCGACCGCGACCTCTGGATCGCGACCCGCCCGCTGAAGCTCGTCGTCGGCGACATCGGCACGCGCATGACGGTGATCCGCCTGGCGAACGGCGATCTCGTCCTGCACTCGCCGGTCGCGCTCGACCCTGCGACCCGCGCCGCGCTCGACGCCCTCGGACGCGTGCGCTGGGTGGTCGGCCCGTGCAAGGTGCACCATTTCTATCTCGCCGAGTACGTCACGGCGTACCCGGATGCGGAGCTGGTCGGCGCACCCGGGCTCGCCGAAAAGCGTCGCGACCTGCGCTTCGCGCACGTGCTCGACGCCGAGACCGCGCAGCGGCTCTGGGGCGACGAGGTGCTCGCCTGTCCGGTCGCGGGCGCGCCGCTCATGAACGAGGTCGCGCTGCTGCACCCGACGTCGCGCACGTTGATCTTGACGGACCTGGTGTTCAACCTCGGCTCGTCCAAGCGCGCGGGGCTCTTTCTCCGGCTGGTCGGCGCGACGCGCGGCTTCGGGCCGACCCGCATCGTGCGCTTGGCGATCCGCGACCGCGCCGCGGCCCGACGCTCGCTCGACCAGATCCTGCGCTGGGACTTCGACCGCGTCGTGATGGCGCACGGCGACGTGCTCGCGACCGGCGGCCACGCCGCGCTAGCGCACGCCTTCGCCTGGCTCGGCCCCGGCGGCGGTGCTTGACGGAGCCTGAGGCGTGCAGCTTCGCGTCCTCGACTACGTCGTGCTGATCGTCGCCGACCTCGAGCGCGCGCTCGCCTTCTACCAGGGCACGCTCGGGCTCGAGCTGCAGCACCGCGCCGAGCGCTACGCGCAGCTCCGCGCCGGCACGACGCGGCTCTCGCTCTACGCGCGCGAGGCGATGGCGGAGACGCTCGGGACGCCGCTCGAGCCGCCGTCGCGCACGGCGCCGGCGTTCGAGCTCGGCTTCAA is a window encoding:
- a CDS encoding VOC family protein — translated: MQLRVLDYVVLIVADLERALAFYQGTLGLELQHRAERYAQLRAGTTRLSLYAREAMAETLGTPLEPPSRTAPAFELGFKVEDCDAAFAELAAAGVEAVTPPTTRPWGQRTAYVRDPDGNLIELAQDLRR
- a CDS encoding DUF4336 domain-containing protein, encoding MAHAQSDDRPLEQLDRDLWIATRPLKLVVGDIGTRMTVIRLANGDLVLHSPVALDPATRAALDALGRVRWVVGPCKVHHFYLAEYVTAYPDAELVGAPGLAEKRRDLRFAHVLDAETAQRLWGDEVLACPVAGAPLMNEVALLHPTSRTLILTDLVFNLGSSKRAGLFLRLVGATRGFGPTRIVRLAIRDRAAARRSLDQILRWDFDRVVMAHGDVLATGGHAALAHAFAWLGPGGGA
- a CDS encoding serine hydrolase domain-containing protein, with translation MSTLRATTIALVLCPALLAATVREAPSSLIDTELDRALQDVVAAPDGPPGAIAVVQRGGRLEVFTAGLGDVAQRRRMRPTDHMRVASVAKAFSGAVALSLVDRGLLSLDDTLGELLPGLGNGWESVTLRDLLNHTSGVPSFTSSLEFAERIDAFPRVPVPPRALVEYVADEELEFEPGSRYSYSNTDNILVGLMAEAATGRAYQHLLAARVLSPLGLRQTSLPSGYRMPRPYIHGYDVAPGLPFDVSEILAAGYTWASGGVVSTPLELNRFIRAYAGGKLFGGEARAQQLEFIPGASSEPPGPGRNSAGLGIFRYETDCGTLYGHTGNIFGYTQFAAATLDGRRSVVVSVNEQISPGIRDDVFELLHRAYEVAACAALAD